A genomic stretch from Zeimonas sediminis includes:
- a CDS encoding FAS1-like dehydratase domain-containing protein encodes MDLDTYRQWIGRVERRTDFVAAAPLAAMSATLDRDDPEPAAGTEVPPLWQWLYFTPRALARDIGPDGHERRGGFLPPVELPRRMFAGGRFEFERPLRVGEAIDRTSRIVDVTGKQGRSGTLVFVTLSHEIADSQGVAIREEHDVVYRDHPSPGAPQPVPEPAPADAGFSREIAPDPVLLFRYSALTFNGHRIHYDRPYATGVEGYPGLVVHGPLIATLLLDLLRREAPDARVRRFEFRAKRPLFDIHRFQVCGRFESDRRVALWARDHEGFVAMQASAEL; translated from the coding sequence ATGGACCTGGACACCTACCGGCAGTGGATCGGTCGCGTCGAGCGCCGCACCGATTTCGTCGCCGCCGCGCCGCTGGCCGCGATGTCGGCCACGCTCGACCGGGACGACCCGGAACCGGCCGCCGGAACCGAGGTGCCGCCGCTGTGGCAGTGGCTCTACTTCACGCCGCGCGCGCTGGCCCGCGACATCGGCCCCGACGGCCACGAGCGCCGCGGCGGCTTCCTGCCGCCAGTGGAGCTGCCGCGCCGCATGTTCGCCGGCGGCCGCTTCGAGTTCGAGCGCCCCTTGCGGGTCGGCGAGGCGATCGACCGCACCTCGCGCATCGTCGACGTGACCGGCAAGCAGGGGCGCAGCGGCACGCTGGTGTTCGTCACGCTCAGCCACGAGATCGCCGATTCGCAGGGTGTGGCGATCCGCGAGGAGCACGACGTCGTCTACCGGGACCATCCGTCGCCCGGCGCGCCGCAGCCGGTCCCCGAGCCGGCGCCGGCCGATGCCGGCTTCTCGCGCGAGATCGCGCCCGACCCGGTGCTGCTGTTCCGCTACTCGGCGCTCACCTTCAACGGCCACCGGATCCACTACGATCGGCCCTACGCCACCGGCGTCGAGGGCTATCCGGGCCTGGTGGTGCACGGCCCGCTGATCGCCACGCTGCTGCTCGACCTGCTGCGCCGCGAGGCGCCCGATGCCCGGGTGCGCCGCTTCGAGTTCCGTGCGAAGCGGCCGCTGTTCGACATCCATCGCTTCCAGGTCTGCGGCCGCTTCGAGTCCGACCGGCGCGTCGCCCTGTGGGCGCGCGACCACGAGGGCTTCGTCGCGATGCAGGCCAGCGCCGAGCTCTGA
- a CDS encoding glucose 1-dehydrogenase, producing MKLKDRVAIVTGAASGFGAEIARQYVAEGAKVAIADIDAEGAKAVAGPLGDSAIAVACDVSKRTDIDAAVAAALERFGGRIDIVVNNAGFTHRNQPLLDVDEATFDRVFDVNVKAIFHMVHAVVPVMRRRKGGVILNVGSTAGIRPRPGLTWYNASKGAVNLMSKSLAVELAPDNIRVNAICPVMGATGMLEAFMGMPDTPENRKRFIATIPMGRLSEPRDIARAAVFLASDDADFVTGVEFPVDGGRTI from the coding sequence ATGAAACTGAAGGACAGGGTCGCCATCGTCACCGGCGCGGCCAGCGGCTTCGGCGCCGAGATCGCGCGCCAGTACGTGGCCGAGGGCGCGAAGGTCGCGATCGCCGACATCGACGCCGAGGGCGCGAAGGCGGTCGCCGGGCCGCTGGGCGACAGCGCGATCGCAGTCGCCTGCGACGTCTCGAAGCGCACCGACATCGACGCGGCCGTCGCCGCCGCGCTGGAGCGCTTCGGCGGCAGGATCGACATCGTGGTGAACAACGCCGGCTTCACGCACCGCAACCAGCCGCTGCTCGACGTCGACGAAGCGACCTTCGACCGCGTCTTCGACGTCAACGTGAAGGCGATCTTCCACATGGTCCACGCCGTCGTTCCGGTGATGCGCAGGCGCAAGGGCGGCGTGATCCTGAACGTGGGCTCCACCGCCGGCATCCGGCCGAGGCCCGGCCTGACCTGGTACAACGCGTCGAAGGGCGCGGTGAACCTGATGTCGAAGTCGCTGGCCGTCGAGCTCGCGCCGGACAACATCCGGGTCAACGCGATCTGCCCGGTGATGGGCGCCACCGGCATGCTCGAGGCCTTCATGGGCATGCCCGACACGCCGGAGAACCGGAAGCGGTTCATCGCCACGATCCCGATGGGGCGGCTGTCCGAGCCTCGCGACATCGCCCGGGCGGCGGTGTTCCTCGCGAGCGACGACGCGGATTTCGTGACCGGGGTCGAGTTCCCGGTCGACGGCGGCCGCACGATCTGA
- a CDS encoding dihydrodipicolinate synthase family protein: MDFHGVHPYLVSPVAADGSIDAPVLARLVDDLVVAGVHGLAPLGSTGEFAYLDWPQRRRVVEVVVEAARGRVPVVAGVAATTIAEAVRQAREMQALGADAILAILEAYFPVPDDGVYAYFSSIAQATPLPVVLYTNPNFQRSDLSLPVIDRLSRIDNVRAIKDASNNTGRLLSIIERVEGRMQVCAASAHIPACVMLIGGVGWMAGPACLVPRQSVELYELCRAGRWPEAMALQARLWKLNEAFARHNLAACIKGGLVMQGYPVGEPLPPQSPLSAEGRAEVRAALEAVGAL; this comes from the coding sequence ATGGATTTCCACGGCGTCCATCCCTACCTGGTTTCGCCGGTCGCGGCCGACGGCAGCATCGACGCGCCGGTTCTGGCGCGCCTGGTCGACGACCTGGTCGTCGCGGGCGTGCACGGCCTGGCGCCGCTGGGCTCGACCGGCGAGTTCGCCTACCTGGACTGGCCGCAGCGGCGGCGGGTGGTCGAGGTGGTGGTCGAGGCGGCGCGGGGCCGCGTGCCGGTGGTGGCCGGCGTGGCCGCGACCACGATCGCGGAAGCGGTCCGGCAGGCACGCGAGATGCAGGCGCTGGGCGCCGACGCCATCCTGGCGATCCTGGAGGCCTACTTCCCGGTGCCCGACGACGGCGTGTACGCCTACTTCAGCTCGATCGCGCAGGCTACGCCGCTGCCGGTCGTGCTGTACACGAACCCGAACTTCCAGCGCTCCGACCTGTCGTTGCCGGTGATCGACCGGCTGAGCCGGATCGACAACGTCCGCGCGATCAAGGACGCGTCGAACAACACCGGCCGGCTGCTGTCGATCATCGAGCGGGTCGAGGGACGCATGCAGGTCTGCGCGGCCTCGGCGCACATCCCGGCCTGCGTGATGCTGATCGGCGGTGTCGGCTGGATGGCCGGTCCCGCCTGCCTGGTGCCGCGGCAGAGCGTGGAGCTCTACGAGCTTTGTCGCGCGGGCCGCTGGCCCGAGGCGATGGCGCTGCAGGCGCGGCTGTGGAAGCTGAACGAGGCCTTCGCGCGGCACAACCTGGCTGCCTGCATCAAGGGCGGGCTGGTCATGCAGGGCTACCCGGTCGGGGAGCCGCTGCCGCCGCAGTCGCCGCTGTCCGCCGAGGGCCGGGCCGAGGTGCGCGCCGCGCTCGAGGCGGTCGGGGCGCTGTAG
- a CDS encoding class I adenylate-forming enzyme family protein encodes MTPLEAFIEQPFGVMTDALRLHAADAPERTALILDDRRVGYRELDALVDRVAAALQRDGCRKRDAIAICAATSIEYLLVYLGAVRAGVAVAPMSPSLKPETLAAMLRDAEARILFLDDSTAALVAGGTEAPRVALDGSAVGRALADWLEPEGAKPAPVDIEPEDPFNIIYSSGTTGTPKGIVQPHSMRWMHSKRGPFYGYTKDSVGILTTPLYSNTTLVHVFPALTMGGALVLQKKFDVRGFFELVQRHRVTHAILVPVQYQRIMDHPDFDRYDLSSLVNRFATSSPFPPELKAEVLRRWPGKLVDTYGMTEGGGACMLHAHEFPDKLHTVGRPANGHTILLIDDEGREVGPGETGEIVGHSPGIMTGYRNQPALTAEAEWIAPDGRRFIRTGDVGRFDEDGFLVLMGRKKDMIISGGFNIYPVDLEAELRQHPDVADCAVVGVPSREWGETPVAFVVSRSGGQAIAADALRAWVNERLGRMQRIADLRFVDLLPRSSIGKVLKRELREAYAAG; translated from the coding sequence ATGACCCCTCTGGAAGCCTTCATCGAGCAGCCTTTCGGCGTCATGACCGACGCCCTGAGGCTGCACGCCGCCGACGCGCCGGAGCGCACGGCCCTGATCCTCGACGACCGCCGGGTCGGCTACCGCGAGCTCGACGCGCTGGTCGACCGGGTCGCGGCCGCGCTGCAGCGCGACGGCTGCCGCAAGCGCGACGCGATCGCGATCTGCGCGGCGACCTCGATCGAGTACCTGCTCGTCTATCTCGGCGCGGTGCGCGCCGGCGTGGCGGTGGCGCCGATGTCGCCGTCGCTGAAGCCCGAGACGCTCGCGGCGATGCTGAGGGACGCCGAGGCGCGGATCCTGTTCCTGGACGACTCGACCGCGGCCCTGGTGGCGGGCGGCACGGAGGCCCCTCGGGTGGCCCTGGACGGCTCGGCCGTCGGTCGGGCCCTGGCGGACTGGCTCGAACCCGAGGGCGCGAAGCCGGCGCCGGTCGACATCGAGCCGGAAGACCCGTTCAACATCATCTATTCGTCGGGCACCACCGGCACGCCGAAGGGCATCGTGCAGCCGCACTCGATGCGCTGGATGCACTCGAAGCGCGGCCCGTTCTACGGCTACACCAAGGACTCGGTCGGCATCCTGACCACGCCGCTGTACTCGAACACCACGCTGGTCCACGTGTTCCCGGCGCTGACCATGGGCGGCGCGCTGGTGCTGCAGAAGAAGTTCGACGTGCGCGGTTTCTTCGAGCTGGTGCAGAGGCACCGCGTGACCCATGCGATCCTGGTGCCGGTGCAGTACCAGCGGATCATGGACCACCCGGACTTCGACCGCTACGACCTGTCCTCGCTGGTGAACCGCTTCGCGACCAGCTCGCCCTTCCCGCCCGAGCTGAAGGCCGAGGTGCTGCGCCGCTGGCCCGGCAAGCTGGTCGACACCTACGGGATGACCGAGGGCGGTGGCGCCTGCATGCTGCACGCGCACGAATTCCCGGACAAGCTGCACACGGTGGGCCGGCCGGCCAACGGCCACACGATCCTGCTGATCGACGACGAGGGCCGCGAGGTCGGGCCCGGAGAGACCGGCGAGATCGTCGGCCACTCGCCCGGCATCATGACCGGCTACCGCAACCAGCCGGCGCTGACCGCCGAGGCCGAGTGGATCGCCCCCGACGGCCGGCGCTTCATCCGCACCGGCGACGTCGGCCGCTTCGACGAGGACGGCTTCCTGGTGCTGATGGGCCGCAAGAAGGACATGATCATCTCCGGCGGCTTCAACATCTACCCGGTCGACCTCGAGGCCGAGCTGCGCCAGCACCCCGACGTGGCCGACTGCGCGGTGGTCGGCGTGCCCTCGCGCGAGTGGGGCGAGACGCCGGTCGCCTTCGTCGTGTCGCGCTCGGGCGGCCAGGCGATCGCCGCCGACGCGCTGCGCGCCTGGGTCAACGAACGGCTCGGCCGCATGCAGCGGATCGCCGACCTGCGCTTCGTGGACCTGCTGCCGCGCAGCTCGATCGGGAAGGTGCTGAAGCGGGAACTGCGGGAGGCCTACGCGGCGGGCTGA
- a CDS encoding LysR family transcriptional regulator gives MMDRLKCLQVFAEVARGGSFVGASVRLGMSRASVTKHIAWLEQSLQARLFNRSTKRVGLTEAGLRLLDNAGPLLRQFEEVEASVRDAVNLPRGVIRVGTPPSFGSHHLTPIVARFAESHPDIQIALTLDDGRADLIAEGLDLSIRIAPGMQDASHVAQPLTKAPQVLVAAPAYLAARGSPAAPQELARHNCLVHTLKSPTHIWRFGGPGGPYAVRVRGSISANFGEALRQAALEGHGIAMHPHYMVSDDLDAGRLVVVLPEHEPIALDIYVIYSTRHNVPARVRAFLEFLKRWFQTPPVWASTVYPVKDDSR, from the coding sequence ATGATGGATCGCCTCAAGTGCCTCCAGGTCTTTGCCGAGGTCGCCCGGGGCGGCAGCTTCGTGGGCGCTTCGGTGAGGCTGGGCATGTCGCGCGCCAGCGTGACCAAGCACATCGCCTGGCTCGAGCAGTCGCTGCAGGCCCGGCTCTTCAACCGCTCGACCAAGCGGGTCGGGCTCACCGAGGCCGGCCTGCGGCTGCTCGACAATGCCGGTCCGCTGCTTCGGCAGTTCGAGGAGGTCGAGGCTTCGGTTCGGGATGCGGTCAATCTTCCGCGCGGCGTGATCCGGGTCGGCACACCGCCCTCGTTCGGCTCTCATCACCTGACGCCGATCGTGGCACGCTTCGCCGAGTCGCACCCGGACATCCAGATCGCGCTGACGCTCGACGACGGCCGCGCCGACCTGATTGCCGAGGGCCTCGACCTGTCGATCCGGATCGCTCCGGGCATGCAGGATGCAAGCCACGTCGCGCAGCCGCTGACCAAGGCGCCGCAGGTGCTGGTGGCCGCCCCGGCCTATCTCGCGGCGCGAGGCAGCCCGGCCGCGCCGCAGGAGCTCGCCCGCCACAACTGCCTAGTGCACACGCTGAAATCGCCGACCCACATCTGGCGCTTCGGGGGGCCGGGCGGCCCGTATGCCGTCAGGGTCCGGGGGTCGATCAGCGCCAACTTCGGCGAGGCGCTGAGGCAGGCCGCGCTGGAGGGCCACGGCATCGCGATGCATCCGCACTACATGGTGTCCGACGATCTCGACGCGGGCCGCCTGGTCGTGGTCCTGCCGGAGCACGAGCCGATCGCGCTGGACATCTACGTGATCTACTCGACCCGGCACAACGTGCCTGCCCGGGTTCGGGCCTTCCTCGAATTCCTCAAGCGGTGGTTCCAGACGCCGCCGGTCTGGGCCTCGACCGTCTACCCGGTGAAGGACGATTCGCGCTGA
- a CDS encoding alpha-hydroxy acid oxidase, whose product MSGNRALRRAFRIEDLRALARRRLPRGVFDLFDGGAEDELTLADNRAAFQRVRLRPKVLVDVSRADASTQLLGGPSALPMAIAPTGAVGFGWPHGEVALARAAQAFGIPFALSTSATSSIERIAAAVPGHRLWFQAYILKDRDFTMKLVERARAAGFEGLMITVDLPVGGKRERDFRNDFSIPFRWTPRNLRDFALRPAWVARQFASGLPVMENLIGLSAASTSTQAIASSVGRNYDPSFDWDALRRLRDAWAGKFIVKGIVRGDDAERAARLGCDAIVVSNHGGRQLDGGVATLDAMPEVIDAVGSRASVLVDGGVRRGSDVVKALAMGAAGVLVGRATLYGACAAGEAGAVRALEILSDELLRTMRLCGIRSTAEIGPDLIFRGPLGAQRESSFTG is encoded by the coding sequence ATGTCCGGAAATCGAGCGCTTCGCCGCGCCTTTCGTATCGAGGATCTCCGCGCCCTCGCGCGCCGCAGGCTGCCGCGCGGGGTGTTCGACCTTTTCGACGGGGGCGCCGAGGATGAGCTGACGCTTGCCGACAACCGGGCCGCCTTCCAGCGGGTTCGCCTTCGGCCGAAGGTGCTGGTCGACGTCAGCAGGGCGGACGCGTCGACGCAGCTGCTCGGCGGCCCTTCGGCGCTTCCGATGGCGATCGCGCCGACCGGCGCGGTGGGCTTCGGCTGGCCGCACGGCGAGGTGGCGCTGGCCCGCGCCGCGCAGGCCTTCGGCATCCCGTTCGCCCTGTCGACCTCGGCCACCTCCTCGATCGAGCGCATCGCAGCGGCGGTCCCCGGCCATCGCCTCTGGTTCCAGGCCTACATCCTGAAGGACCGCGACTTCACGATGAAGCTCGTCGAACGGGCGCGCGCCGCCGGCTTCGAAGGCTTGATGATCACGGTCGACCTGCCGGTCGGCGGCAAGCGCGAGCGCGACTTCCGCAACGACTTCTCGATACCGTTCCGCTGGACGCCTCGCAACCTGCGCGACTTCGCGCTGCGCCCGGCCTGGGTCGCCAGGCAGTTCGCGAGCGGGCTGCCGGTCATGGAGAACCTGATCGGGCTGTCGGCGGCATCGACCTCCACGCAGGCGATCGCCTCCAGCGTCGGGCGCAACTACGACCCCTCGTTCGACTGGGACGCGCTGCGGCGTCTTCGCGACGCCTGGGCAGGCAAGTTCATCGTCAAGGGAATCGTGCGCGGCGACGACGCCGAGCGGGCGGCGCGCCTCGGGTGCGACGCGATCGTGGTCTCGAACCATGGCGGACGGCAGCTCGACGGCGGCGTTGCGACGCTGGATGCCATGCCCGAGGTCATCGACGCCGTCGGCTCCCGCGCGAGCGTGCTCGTCGACGGCGGCGTCCGGCGCGGATCCGACGTCGTGAAGGCGCTGGCGATGGGCGCGGCCGGCGTGCTGGTCGGGCGCGCCACCCTGTACGGCGCTTGCGCGGCGGGCGAGGCAGGGGCGGTCAGGGCGCTCGAGATCCTGTCCGACGAGCTGCTGCGCACCATGCGCCTGTGCGGCATCAGGTCGACCGCCGAGATCGGGCCCGACCTGATCTTCCGCGGCCCCCTGGGCGCTCAGCGCGAATCGTCCTTCACCGGGTAG
- a CDS encoding Bug family tripartite tricarboxylate transporter substrate binding protein, translated as MKSLKGMLAAALACAVPFAVAPAAAQDFPSKPVKLVVGYSAGGPTDVLARLLAADLTEILGQSVIVENKPGAAGRIGTEYVAQSAPDGYTLTVSTLAHNVNPLLFPKSVKYHPLKDFSPVVLTSLLPMVAVTAYESPANSLEDIVKRARANPGAVTYGSSGNGGSAHLAAALLETLSETKMNHVPFKGNGPALIEVMAGRVDFMFYPMVGIKQHIEQKKIKPLAVTTAARHPDYPDTPTTAEQGLKGFEEYTQGIGVLAPAGTPADVVAKLNKALNESLKRPATAEKLRQLGAIVVGGAPEDFRNWLAKDAERWDRVIRAANVKVE; from the coding sequence ATGAAAAGCCTGAAAGGAATGCTCGCGGCGGCCCTGGCCTGCGCAGTGCCGTTCGCGGTCGCGCCCGCCGCGGCCCAGGACTTCCCCAGCAAGCCGGTGAAGCTCGTCGTCGGCTATTCCGCCGGCGGCCCCACCGACGTGCTCGCGCGGCTGCTCGCAGCCGACCTGACCGAGATCCTGGGCCAGAGCGTGATCGTCGAGAACAAGCCGGGCGCGGCCGGGCGGATCGGCACCGAGTACGTCGCCCAGTCGGCTCCGGACGGTTACACGCTGACCGTGAGCACGCTGGCCCACAACGTCAATCCGCTGCTCTTTCCGAAGTCGGTCAAGTACCACCCGCTGAAGGACTTCTCGCCGGTCGTCCTGACCTCGCTGCTGCCGATGGTGGCGGTCACCGCCTACGAGTCTCCGGCCAACTCGCTGGAAGACATCGTCAAGCGCGCCCGCGCCAACCCGGGCGCGGTGACCTACGGCTCGTCGGGCAACGGCGGGTCCGCGCACCTCGCCGCCGCGCTGCTCGAGACGCTGTCGGAGACCAAGATGAACCACGTGCCCTTCAAGGGCAACGGCCCCGCCCTGATCGAGGTCATGGCCGGTCGCGTGGACTTCATGTTCTACCCGATGGTCGGCATCAAGCAGCACATCGAGCAGAAGAAGATCAAGCCGCTGGCCGTGACGACCGCCGCGCGCCACCCCGACTATCCCGACACGCCGACGACCGCCGAGCAGGGCCTGAAGGGATTCGAGGAGTACACGCAGGGGATCGGTGTCCTGGCTCCCGCCGGCACGCCGGCCGACGTCGTGGCCAAGCTGAACAAGGCGCTCAACGAGTCGCTGAAGCGTCCGGCCACCGCCGAGAAACTTCGCCAGCTCGGCGCGATCGTCGTCGGCGGCGCGCCCGAGGATTTCCGCAACTGGCTGGCGAAGGACGCCGAGCGCTGGGACCGGGTCATCCGCGCGGCGAACGTGAAGGTCGAGTGA